One window of the Cryptomeria japonica chromosome 7, Sugi_1.0, whole genome shotgun sequence genome contains the following:
- the LOC131039092 gene encoding UDP-glycosyltransferase 89A2 yields the protein MFDIQKRKNIKVKIKSGLKKAARAADETEEKQLLGEAEHIAMAETKESRHIVMFPYMAQGHFIPFLSLAKMLTSQGLNVSFITTTASAPKLQSQALGSSICIVPLYFPLIPGLPPGCESTDVLSYIEAQLLFVSSHKLSHPFEDWLEQVMAETSRKPACIISDVFLPWTAQSASKFGIPRVVFQTTGAMAASLLQFLFTNPDSEIIRDRQIIEIRDRCINMNLRRSELPHMLRSELSYSSYPVLPVLQQAYGLGKESCAATLVNTFDGLEAEYVKYLEESTGKPVWSIASPLHKPQFGIENESECIRWLDTQKENSVIYISFGSQAFLSEDQTKALARSIVASNQPFIWTIKDPVGGHVNSCDFLPEGFMEATRDRGMVIHGWVPQRLILSHPSTVFFMSHCGWNSTLESISAGVPMLVWPMAFDQFANARLVIEQLGFGMQICEGYDAIPSSDTVENTVKEAMTAEIGKELRQRALQIKESINEASCKLSVKAFVSYVFSLGFDANK from the coding sequence ATGTTTGACATTCAAAAACGTAAAAATATAAAAGTTAAAATCAAATCCGGCCTTAAGAAGGCTGCACGGGCGGCCGACGAAACTGAGGAAAAACAGCTATTGGGCGAAGCAGAGCATATTGCAATGGCAGAAACTAAAGAAAGCAGGCACATAGTGATGTTCCCTTACATGGCGCAGGGCCATTTCATTCCCTTCCTCAGCCTGGCTAAAATGCTTACTTCCCAAGGCCTCAACGTCAGCTTTATCACCACCACTGCCTCTGCCCCCAAATTGCAATCGCAGGCGCTTGGATCCTCCATTTGTATAGTTCCTCTTTATTTCCCGCTCATCCCCGGCCTTCCCCCTGGCTGCGAAAGCACCGACGTTCTTTCCTACATCGAAGCCCAGTTGCTGTTTGTGTCTTCGCACAAGCTTTCCCACCCATTTGAAGACTGGCTGGAGCAGGTCATGGCAGAAACCTCACGGAAGCCCGCCTGCATCATAAGCGACGTTTTCTTACCCTGGACAGCACAATCGGCTTCCAAATTCGGGATTCCGCGTGTGGTGTTCCAAACAACAGGGGCAATGGCGGCTTCTCTTCTGCAATTTCTCTTTACAAATCCGGACTCGGAAATAATACGCGACCGCCAAATCATAGAGATTCGGGATCGCTGTATCAATATGAATCTGAGGCGTTCAGAGCTGCCCCACATGCTTAGAAGCGAGTTGTCTTATTCATCTTACCCTGTGCTTCCAGTGCTTCAGCAGGCCTATGGCTTGGGGAAAGAAAGCTGCGCTGCAACGCTTGTCAATACTTTTGACGGGCTCGAAGCAGAGTATGTGAAATATTTAGAGGAATCTACAGGAAAGCCCGTGTGGAGCATAGCTTCTCCTCTACACAAACCCCAATTTGGGATCGAAAATGAATCAGAGTGCATCCGTTGGCTGGACACACAAAAGGAAAACTCTGTCATTTACATCTCGTTTGGATCTCAGGCTTTTCTTTCAGAAGACCAAACGAAAGCGCTCGCAAGGAGCATCGTAGCCAGTAATCAGCCTTTCATTTGGACGATAAAGGATCCAGTTGGAGGCCACGTTAATTCCTGTGATTTCCTTCCCGAGGGTTTCATGGAAGCAACGAGAGACAGAGGAATGGTAATCCACGGGTGGGTGCCTCAGCGCCTAATTCTGTCCCATCCTTCAACTGTGTTTTTTATGAGTCACTGTGGTTGGAATTCGACATTAGAGAGTATCAGCGCTGGAGTGCCAATGCTGGTCTGGCCGATGGCGTTCGATCAATTTGCTAACGCCAGATTGGTAATTGAGCAGTTGGGGTTTGGTATGCAGATCTGCGAAGGATATGACGCCATTCCCAGTAGTGATACTGTGGAAAACACAGTGAAAGAAGCCATGACAGCGGAAATTGGAAAAGAACTGCGTCAACGCGCACTGCAAATTAAGGAATCCATTAATGAAGCATCCTGCAAGTTAAGCGTTAAAGCGTTTGTATCTTACGTTTTCAGCCTCGGCTTCGATGCTAATAAGTGA